From the genome of Variovorax sp. RA8, one region includes:
- a CDS encoding FKBP-type peptidyl-prolyl cis-trans isomerase, with translation MTTAALASLCALPIALAQTAPVTTPSGLVYQSLKEGSGASPSATDVVKVHYRGTFPDSGKEFDSSYKRNEPTEFPLNGVIPCWTEGVQKMKPGGKAKLTCPPAIAYGTRGAGGVIPPNATLNFEIELISVTKR, from the coding sequence CTGACCACCGCAGCCCTCGCCTCCTTGTGCGCGCTGCCCATCGCGCTGGCGCAGACCGCGCCCGTCACCACGCCCAGCGGGCTGGTGTACCAGTCGCTGAAGGAGGGCAGCGGCGCCTCGCCGTCGGCCACCGACGTGGTCAAGGTGCACTACCGCGGCACCTTTCCGGACAGCGGCAAGGAATTCGACAGCTCCTACAAGCGCAACGAGCCGACCGAGTTCCCGCTCAACGGCGTGATCCCGTGCTGGACCGAAGGGGTGCAGAAGATGAAGCCCGGCGGGAAGGCCAAGCTGACCTGCCCGCCTGCCATTGCGTACGGGACGCGGGGGGCCGGCGGGGTGATTCCGCCGAATGCCACGCTCAACTTCGAGATCGAGTTGATCTCGGTGACGAAGCGCTGA
- a CDS encoding DUF4132 domain-containing protein yields the protein MKTEEASPEQLPPLLRRPPWVNGRTSIELPTLDLPALVLPETIRWTLADKASAACGPLTGAWRLQRLDRPAAHWLAALRIAPAGQAKVMSGEALREGDVELPQHAFHAEVPDLVLLLPDPAALAVWNSYPSKLWCTGRGDAIRAILAKHGEAALPGLAAYAQRHAAEGLALAIDVDSARLVSTALHALRHLKKARPPAIAWMTAHAITTLTTALPLAFGRDRTQRDLAQHGVRWLLSQGFGAEAREAAARHGSEMARALQTLQQTDPLQVLPSRIPRLAGFFVAPSSSRPVLRHSGAGLPDSAMEHLGTMLAISRLDAPYPGLAIVKDACTPTSLAEFAWDLFEAWMSAGASVKEAWAFEALGQLGDDETAHRLAPFIREWPAKSAHQRAVAGLDLLAAIGSDIALMHLNAIACKLKFKGLQMRARDNMEAMAEARALTADELADRLVPDLELDMHAALRLDFGPRQFRVYLDAALKPCVQDAQGTRLKDLPRPGPQDDATLAHAAVERFRQLKKDARIIAGLQITRMEMAMVRRMRWSAGDFRLFILDHPLMRQLGTRLVWGMYERTEAPARYFRIEEDACLVVAQDSRTDLPANASVGIAHVLEMPQPMQAAFGQRLGDLGIVQPFRQLGRETFILADAEHADSEIRRFAGKTVATGSVMGLVDRGWRRGLVEDGGYVGWFSKQVGEGLEVQLVLAPGMVVGEPDFEPRQRLPSIVLRRAGTSGFHGRVKFGDLDRIIVSEVLRDVALLAETAVNP from the coding sequence ATGAAGACCGAAGAGGCCTCACCGGAGCAACTGCCCCCGCTGCTTCGCCGACCGCCATGGGTGAACGGCCGGACGTCGATCGAGCTGCCGACGCTGGACCTGCCCGCGCTCGTCCTGCCGGAAACCATCCGATGGACTCTGGCTGACAAGGCGAGCGCGGCATGCGGTCCGCTGACCGGCGCTTGGCGCCTGCAACGCCTGGACCGCCCCGCCGCGCACTGGCTCGCAGCCTTGCGCATCGCCCCGGCCGGCCAAGCCAAGGTGATGAGCGGCGAAGCGCTGCGGGAGGGTGATGTCGAGCTCCCGCAGCACGCCTTCCACGCAGAGGTGCCGGACCTCGTGCTGCTGCTGCCCGACCCGGCTGCATTGGCTGTATGGAACAGCTATCCTTCCAAGCTGTGGTGTACGGGCCGCGGCGATGCGATCCGAGCGATCCTCGCGAAGCATGGCGAAGCCGCGTTACCGGGACTCGCGGCCTATGCGCAACGCCATGCCGCAGAGGGTCTGGCCCTGGCGATCGACGTAGACAGCGCCCGACTGGTGTCCACGGCATTGCATGCCCTGCGCCACCTCAAGAAGGCGCGGCCGCCCGCCATCGCCTGGATGACGGCCCATGCCATCACCACGCTGACAACAGCGCTGCCGCTGGCCTTCGGCCGGGACAGGACGCAACGCGACCTGGCGCAACACGGTGTGCGGTGGCTGCTGTCCCAAGGCTTCGGGGCCGAAGCGCGCGAGGCGGCAGCGCGCCACGGATCGGAGATGGCCCGGGCCCTGCAAACGCTGCAGCAAACAGATCCGCTGCAGGTCCTGCCGTCGCGTATCCCCAGGCTGGCCGGGTTCTTCGTCGCACCGTCATCGAGCCGGCCGGTGCTGCGGCACAGCGGTGCAGGTCTACCCGACAGCGCCATGGAACACCTCGGCACGATGCTGGCGATAAGCCGGCTGGACGCGCCCTATCCCGGCCTCGCCATCGTCAAGGATGCCTGCACGCCGACTTCGCTCGCCGAATTCGCCTGGGACTTGTTCGAAGCCTGGATGTCCGCGGGCGCGTCGGTCAAGGAAGCCTGGGCCTTCGAGGCGCTTGGCCAACTCGGCGACGACGAGACCGCTCACCGGCTGGCCCCGTTCATCCGGGAATGGCCCGCCAAATCGGCGCACCAGCGCGCGGTGGCAGGCTTGGACCTGCTGGCAGCAATCGGCAGCGATATCGCTCTGATGCATTTGAACGCAATCGCCTGCAAGCTGAAGTTCAAGGGCCTGCAAATGCGGGCCCGCGACAACATGGAGGCGATGGCCGAAGCGCGCGCACTCACCGCCGACGAGTTGGCCGATCGCCTCGTGCCCGACCTGGAGCTCGACATGCATGCCGCCTTGCGGCTGGACTTCGGACCGCGGCAGTTCCGCGTGTACCTCGATGCCGCACTCAAACCTTGCGTGCAGGATGCACAAGGCACGCGCCTGAAAGACCTGCCCAGGCCAGGCCCCCAGGACGATGCGACGCTGGCCCATGCAGCCGTCGAGCGCTTCAGGCAACTGAAAAAGGACGCCAGAATCATCGCTGGCCTGCAGATCACGCGGATGGAAATGGCCATGGTCCGTCGCATGCGCTGGTCAGCGGGGGATTTCCGTCTCTTCATTCTCGATCACCCCCTGATGCGGCAGTTGGGCACGCGCCTGGTCTGGGGCATGTACGAGAGGACGGAGGCGCCGGCGAGGTATTTCCGGATCGAGGAAGACGCGTGCCTCGTCGTCGCCCAGGATTCGCGCACCGACCTTCCGGCCAATGCAAGCGTCGGCATCGCCCATGTGCTGGAGATGCCGCAGCCGATGCAAGCCGCGTTCGGACAGCGCCTGGGTGACCTCGGAATCGTGCAGCCTTTCAGGCAACTCGGGCGCGAGACCTTCATCCTGGCGGATGCCGAACACGCGGACAGCGAAATCCGGCGCTTCGCCGGCAAGACGGTGGCCACGGGCAGCGTGATGGGGCTCGTCGACCGCGGCTGGCGCCGCGGCTTGGTCGAGGATGGCGGATACGTCGGCTGGTTCAGCAAGCAGGTCGGCGAAGGGCTGGAAGTCCAACTGGTACTGGCGCCCGGCATGGTCGTCGGCGAGCCGGACTTCGAGCCCAGGCAGCGCCTTCCGAGCATCGTGCTGCGCAGGGCCGGTACTTCCGGATTCCACGGTCGCGTGAAGTTCGGGGACCTCGATCGCATCATCGTCAGCGAAGTGCTTCGCGATGTGGCGCTGCTTGCCGAGACGGCAGTCAACCCCTGA
- a CDS encoding acyl-CoA thioesterase, with protein MRIEIPEVKKLVYDMKIPIRWGDMDAMGHLNNASYFRYLETARIDWFHSLGAEPSPEGQGVVIVNAFCNFYKQLEYPGDVLVKMYVSDPGRTTFESWATMARADAPDVICAAGGATTIWVDFPKQKALPLPDWLRAIVS; from the coding sequence ATGAGAATCGAAATCCCCGAAGTCAAGAAGCTGGTCTACGACATGAAGATCCCGATCCGCTGGGGCGACATGGACGCGATGGGCCACCTCAACAACGCCAGCTACTTCCGCTACCTGGAGACGGCGCGCATCGACTGGTTCCACTCGCTGGGCGCCGAACCCTCGCCGGAGGGGCAGGGCGTGGTGATCGTCAATGCCTTCTGCAACTTCTACAAGCAGCTCGAGTACCCAGGCGACGTGCTCGTCAAGATGTACGTGAGCGACCCCGGCCGCACCACCTTCGAGAGCTGGGCCACCATGGCCCGCGCCGATGCGCCCGATGTCATCTGCGCGGCGGGCGGCGCGACCACCATCTGGGTGGACTTTCCGAAGCAGAAGGCGTTGCCGCTGCCGGACTGGCTGCGGGCCATTGTGAGTTGA
- a CDS encoding response regulator — translation MRILLVEDDAALASAVCSYLEAKAFVVDVAPGLAQARAALAAVQYAAVLLDLHLPDGEGLSLLPDVRALRDRPIVIVLTARDQVTDRIRGLDAGADDYLIKPYDPAELLARLRAVERRRSSASTPVLHLGTLEIDLARDLVRKNGIPVTLTQKEWALLRVMATRPERIHTRENLADALYGFGDEADSNTLEVFVSRLRRKLGRSHIQTLRGLGYRLSFSPEEEDK, via the coding sequence GTGCGCATATTGCTGGTCGAGGACGATGCTGCGCTGGCCAGTGCAGTCTGCAGCTATCTCGAGGCCAAGGCTTTCGTGGTCGACGTGGCGCCCGGCCTAGCGCAGGCGCGCGCGGCGCTGGCGGCCGTGCAGTACGCGGCCGTGCTGCTCGACCTGCACCTCCCCGACGGCGAAGGCCTGTCGCTGCTGCCCGACGTGCGCGCGCTGCGCGACCGCCCGATCGTGATCGTGCTCACTGCCCGCGACCAGGTCACCGACCGCATCCGCGGCCTCGACGCCGGCGCCGACGACTACCTCATCAAGCCCTACGACCCAGCCGAGCTGCTGGCGCGCCTGCGCGCCGTCGAGCGCCGGCGCAGCAGCGCCAGCACGCCGGTGCTCCACTTAGGCACGCTCGAGATCGATCTCGCGCGCGACCTGGTCCGCAAGAACGGGATTCCGGTCACGCTGACGCAAAAGGAATGGGCCCTGCTGCGCGTGATGGCGACACGGCCCGAGCGCATCCACACCCGGGAGAACCTGGCCGATGCGCTGTACGGCTTCGGCGACGAGGCCGACAGCAACACGCTGGAGGTCTTCGTCAGCCGCCTGCGGCGCAAGCTGGGCCGCAGCCACATCCAGACGCTGCGCGGCCTCGGCTACCGGTTGTCGTTCTCGCCCGAGGAAGAGGACAAATGA
- the eutC gene encoding ethanolamine ammonia-lyase subunit EutC has product MSDPVTHSPWADWRSATPARLALGRAGAGMPTDEVLRFGWAHAMARDAIHAALDADALEVSLRAEGWEVLRVRSRAPDRATYLRRPDLGRQLDPEDATALRARATPSIDLGIVIGDGLSSLAAARHALPLLSALRPQLPASLRLAPLVIATQARVALADEIGEAFGARLVAMLIGERPGLSSPDSLGIYITHAPRRGRHDAERNCISNVRPEGLPCEAAAFRLAWFVREALRRGLTGVALKDESASAVVALEDSPAALGPSG; this is encoded by the coding sequence GTGAGCGACCCTGTCACGCATAGTCCCTGGGCCGACTGGCGCAGCGCAACGCCCGCGCGCCTCGCGCTCGGACGCGCCGGCGCCGGCATGCCGACGGACGAGGTGCTGCGATTCGGCTGGGCGCATGCGATGGCGCGCGATGCGATCCATGCGGCGCTGGATGCCGACGCACTCGAAGTCTCGCTGCGCGCCGAGGGCTGGGAGGTGCTGCGGGTGCGCAGCCGCGCGCCGGACCGCGCGACATACCTGCGGCGCCCCGACCTGGGCAGGCAGCTCGACCCGGAGGATGCAACAGCCCTGCGCGCGCGGGCGACCCCGTCGATCGATCTCGGCATCGTGATCGGCGACGGCCTCTCTTCCCTGGCCGCGGCGCGTCACGCGCTGCCGCTGCTGTCCGCCTTGCGCCCGCAACTGCCCGCCTCGCTGCGGCTCGCGCCGCTCGTGATCGCCACGCAGGCGCGCGTGGCGCTCGCGGACGAGATCGGCGAAGCCTTCGGCGCCCGGCTGGTCGCGATGCTGATCGGCGAGCGCCCCGGGCTCAGCTCGCCCGACAGCCTTGGCATCTACATCACCCACGCACCGCGCCGTGGCCGGCACGACGCCGAGCGCAATTGCATCTCGAACGTGCGCCCGGAGGGCCTGCCTTGCGAAGCGGCGGCCTTCAGGCTGGCCTGGTTCGTCCGCGAGGCGCTGCGCCGTGGCCTGACGGGCGTGGCGCTCAAGGACGAAAGCGCATCGGCCGTTGTCGCGCTGGAGGATTCACCAGCGGCGCTCGGCCCTTCGGGCTAG
- a CDS encoding phosphatase PAP2 family protein has translation MLRSMLARRPLAWTLLTLLLLLAWDATGLDLALARLAGTPTGFPWRDNGFLVHVMHEGARSLSWLLLIALLAAIRWPVGVLRRLRLRERAQLALTVLACVLVVSLVKQASATSCPWDQKAFGGMAHYVSHWAWGLRDGGPGGCFPAGHASAGFAYVAGWFVLRRVSPSAARAWLACALAAGLLLGLAQQQRGAHYMSHTLWTAWLCWTTGFAVDALLRRRYVRCDAPVGAVPKLNES, from the coding sequence ATGCTGCGTTCGATGCTCGCCAGGCGGCCTCTCGCCTGGACACTCCTGACCTTGCTCCTGCTCCTGGCCTGGGATGCCACCGGCCTCGACCTCGCGCTGGCCCGCCTCGCGGGCACGCCGACGGGCTTCCCGTGGCGCGACAACGGGTTTCTGGTGCATGTGATGCACGAGGGCGCCAGGTCGCTGAGCTGGCTGCTGCTGATCGCGCTCCTCGCCGCCATCCGCTGGCCGGTGGGCGTGCTGCGCCGCCTGCGGCTGCGCGAGCGGGCCCAGCTTGCCCTCACCGTGCTGGCCTGCGTGCTGGTGGTGTCGCTGGTCAAGCAGGCGAGCGCGACCAGCTGTCCATGGGACCAGAAGGCCTTCGGCGGCATGGCCCACTACGTGTCGCATTGGGCCTGGGGCCTGCGCGACGGCGGGCCGGGTGGCTGCTTCCCGGCCGGCCACGCCTCCGCCGGCTTCGCCTACGTGGCTGGCTGGTTCGTGCTGCGGCGTGTCTCGCCGTCCGCAGCGCGGGCGTGGCTCGCCTGTGCGCTGGCGGCCGGGCTGCTGCTGGGCCTGGCGCAGCAGCAGCGCGGGGCCCACTACATGAGCCACACGCTGTGGACCGCCTGGCTTTGCTGGACCACCGGCTTTGCCGTGGATGCGCTGCTGCGCCGGAGGTACGTGAGGTGCGATGCGCCGGTGGGCGCCGTGCCCAAGCTGAACGAAAGCTGA
- a CDS encoding ethanolamine ammonia-lyase subunit EutB, producing MRYRTTLHSQSFAFDDLRQVMAFASPARSGDYLAGIGATTAQQRMAARHVLAETPLTQFLNEALIPYEEDNITRLIIDGHDAAAFAPVAHLTVGDFRNWLLSEQASTQTLTSLVAGLTPEMVAAVSKLMRNQDLIAVARKCCVVTRFRDTIGLPGHLAVRLQPNHPTDDLRGIAASMLDGLLMGAGDAVIGVNPVTDSLQHLGELLRMLDEVIQRFEVPTQSCVLTHVTHAIKLVESGAPVDLVFQSIGGTEKTNRSFGITPELLDEAHAAGQSLARGTVGRNLMYFETGQGSALSADANFGVDQQTCEARAYALARRYQPLLINTVVGFIGPEYLYDGKQIIRAGLEDHFCGKLLGLPLGCDICYTNHAEADQDDMDTLLVLLGTAGINFIMGVPGADDVMLNYQSTSFHDALFLRESMGLKRAPEFEAWLQRMQITDIAGRLQPPSSNRLLADMRSLKALT from the coding sequence ATGCGCTACCGGACGACCCTCCATTCGCAATCCTTCGCCTTCGACGACCTCCGGCAGGTCATGGCCTTCGCCAGCCCGGCACGCTCCGGCGACTACCTGGCGGGCATCGGCGCGACGACCGCGCAGCAGCGCATGGCAGCGCGCCACGTGCTGGCCGAGACGCCCCTCACGCAGTTCCTGAACGAGGCACTGATCCCCTACGAAGAGGACAACATCACCCGCCTCATCATCGACGGCCACGATGCGGCCGCCTTCGCGCCGGTGGCGCACCTGACGGTCGGCGACTTCCGCAACTGGCTTCTTTCGGAACAGGCGAGCACGCAGACGCTGACATCGCTCGTCGCCGGCCTGACGCCGGAGATGGTGGCTGCGGTCTCCAAGCTCATGCGCAACCAGGACCTGATCGCCGTGGCGCGCAAGTGCTGCGTGGTCACGCGTTTTCGCGACACCATCGGCCTGCCCGGCCACCTCGCGGTCCGGCTGCAACCCAACCACCCGACCGATGATCTCCGCGGCATCGCCGCCTCCATGCTCGACGGCCTGCTGATGGGCGCCGGCGACGCGGTGATCGGCGTCAACCCCGTGACCGACAGCCTGCAGCACCTGGGCGAGCTGCTGCGCATGCTCGACGAGGTGATCCAGCGCTTCGAGGTGCCGACGCAGAGCTGCGTGCTGACCCACGTGACCCATGCGATCAAGCTGGTCGAGTCCGGCGCGCCGGTGGACCTGGTGTTCCAGTCCATCGGCGGCACCGAGAAGACCAACCGCTCCTTCGGCATCACGCCCGAGCTGCTGGACGAGGCCCATGCGGCGGGCCAATCGCTCGCGCGCGGCACGGTGGGCCGCAACCTCATGTACTTCGAGACCGGCCAGGGCAGCGCGCTCTCGGCCGATGCCAACTTTGGCGTCGACCAGCAGACCTGCGAGGCGCGCGCCTATGCGCTGGCGCGCCGCTACCAGCCGCTGCTGATCAACACCGTGGTCGGATTCATCGGGCCGGAATACCTCTACGACGGCAAGCAGATCATCCGGGCCGGCCTGGAAGACCATTTCTGCGGGAAGCTCCTGGGCCTGCCGCTGGGCTGCGACATCTGCTACACCAACCACGCCGAGGCCGACCAGGACGACATGGACACCCTGCTGGTGCTGCTGGGCACTGCGGGCATCAACTTCATCATGGGCGTGCCGGGCGCGGACGACGTGATGCTCAACTACCAGAGCACCTCCTTCCACGATGCGCTCTTCCTGCGCGAGTCGATGGGGCTGAAGCGCGCGCCCGAGTTCGAGGCCTGGCTGCAGCGGATGCAGATCACCGACATCGCGGGCCGGCTGCAGCCGCCCTCCTCCAACCGGCTGCTCGCGGACATGCGTTCGCTGAAGGCGCTGACATGA
- a CDS encoding sensor histidine kinase has translation MKLGFLQQAEAELGSRDSLAGRLTRTLIVWVGGVWLLCVLGVGWYVDREINHNFDNELAEVAHRTFDTAVHEFDKLRADLPDAALPLIAPPQLYPTDAVLYQMVDVHARVLLRSSEAPANAFDVPLAQGFADSEAWRIYTARHPTLGLYLQVADPLDERRTALNRTLLGLIIPLIAMLPLLALVLRNVARSELRGLQVLAGEIALRNGADLRPIRLAGLPRELRSVGDDVNRLLERLSHALDVERALAANAAHELRSPLSAARLRLQTALEHDLRRHDVEAALDALHVLGHRAEKLLQLSRAESGASLARAKVNLVQLAGTVAQEFWKDPRVNERLSLKVPDAEAPLALGDVDALAIALRNLIENALRYSQGRVLIEVAAPADLVVRDFGPGVGSAQLRTLQQRHVRHSADRAGYGLGLSIVNTIVEKHGARLELYSPPPGAATGFEARIVLLAA, from the coding sequence ATGAAGCTCGGTTTTCTGCAGCAGGCAGAAGCCGAGCTCGGTTCCCGCGATTCGCTCGCCGGGCGGCTGACGCGCACGCTCATCGTCTGGGTCGGCGGGGTCTGGCTGCTGTGCGTGCTGGGCGTGGGCTGGTACGTCGACCGTGAGATCAACCACAACTTCGACAACGAGCTCGCCGAGGTCGCGCATCGCACTTTCGACACCGCGGTGCACGAGTTCGACAAGCTGCGCGCCGACCTCCCCGACGCCGCGCTGCCGCTGATCGCGCCGCCGCAGCTGTATCCCACCGATGCGGTGCTCTACCAGATGGTGGACGTGCACGCGCGCGTGCTGCTGCGTTCCTCCGAGGCGCCGGCCAATGCCTTCGACGTGCCGCTGGCGCAGGGCTTCGCCGACAGCGAGGCCTGGCGCATCTACACCGCGCGCCATCCGACGCTCGGGCTTTACCTCCAGGTCGCCGACCCGCTGGACGAGCGCCGCACGGCGCTCAACCGCACCCTGCTCGGACTGATCATTCCGCTGATCGCGATGCTGCCCCTGCTGGCGCTGGTGCTGCGCAACGTGGCCCGCAGCGAGCTGCGCGGCCTGCAGGTGCTGGCCGGCGAGATCGCGCTGCGCAACGGCGCGGACCTCCGGCCGATCCGGCTCGCGGGCTTGCCGCGCGAGCTGCGCTCCGTCGGCGACGACGTCAATCGGCTGCTGGAGCGGCTGTCCCACGCGCTCGACGTCGAGCGCGCGCTCGCGGCCAACGCGGCGCACGAGCTGCGCTCGCCGCTCTCGGCCGCCCGCCTTCGTCTTCAGACCGCGCTGGAGCACGACCTGCGGCGCCATGACGTCGAGGCGGCCCTCGACGCATTGCACGTGCTGGGCCACCGTGCCGAGAAGCTGCTGCAGCTATCGCGCGCCGAGTCGGGTGCCTCACTGGCACGCGCCAAGGTCAACCTGGTCCAGCTCGCCGGCACCGTGGCGCAGGAATTCTGGAAGGACCCGCGCGTCAACGAGCGCCTGTCGCTGAAGGTGCCCGACGCCGAGGCGCCGCTGGCTCTCGGCGACGTGGATGCACTGGCGATCGCGCTGCGCAACCTGATCGAAAACGCGCTGCGCTACAGCCAAGGCCGCGTCCTGATCGAGGTGGCCGCGCCGGCCGACCTGGTCGTGCGCGACTTCGGCCCGGGCGTCGGCAGTGCGCAGCTGCGCACCCTGCAGCAACGCCACGTGCGCCACAGCGCCGACCGCGCAGGCTATGGCCTCGGGCTCTCGATCGTCAACACCATTGTCGAGAAGCACGGGGCGCGGCTCGAGTTGTACTCGCCGCCGCCGGGCGCGGCGACGGGGTTCGAGGCGCGGATCGTGCTGCTCGCGGCCTGA
- a CDS encoding phosphoethanolamine transferase, which yields MPFSTVQPSVLSDDRPVAAPLAQAASTVETTASQWRRIDAWLAQPRSARSVVVWLSLYLALAANWPLWNELARIGGAPSIYVPQVAMMTLLAVCGTVALLSLSAWSRWMKPLWFAVVVVAAVAQHFMLSYHAVMDPSMLANAMQTDLHEARDLMGWGLLSQVVLVSAVPAWALWRMRVVPMGLLSHAWRNALLLVMAVTLAIGGALAMNRQLAPLMRNNVHLRYMINPLASIYSASSVAFKPLFRHSRKLIPISGGTALGASYAAQARPPLFVLVVGETARADHFGLNGYARDTTPVLAARKVLSWRDVHSCGTNTLASVPCMFSPLGKAAFEARKDDYENLMDVLQAAGLAVFWLDNQPGGCKGVCDRVPHAFAFDQLAPDVKSALCDGDECLDDAMLRGLDERLAALPAERRAKGVVLVMHQMGSHGPAYYKRSSPDAKPFLPECKTNALAECSHAELVNGFDNSIAYTDRFLGRTIDWLQAQSGRYDTALLYLSDHGESLGEYGLFLHGVPYSFAPEVQKHIPMVMWFGPHMRERAGLSSGCMEAGLDAPLTHDNLYHTVLGVMDVRTPTYKAGLDALASCRGVG from the coding sequence ATGCCCTTCTCGACTGTCCAGCCTTCCGTCCTCTCTGACGATCGCCCCGTTGCCGCGCCCCTGGCGCAGGCCGCCTCCACCGTGGAGACCACCGCGTCCCAGTGGCGGCGCATCGACGCCTGGCTGGCGCAGCCCCGCTCGGCGCGCAGCGTCGTCGTCTGGCTGAGCCTCTATCTCGCATTGGCCGCCAACTGGCCGCTGTGGAATGAGCTGGCGCGCATAGGCGGCGCGCCCAGTATCTACGTGCCCCAGGTCGCGATGATGACGCTGCTGGCCGTCTGCGGCACCGTGGCCCTGCTGTCGCTGAGTGCCTGGTCGCGCTGGATGAAGCCGCTGTGGTTCGCGGTGGTGGTGGTCGCCGCCGTGGCGCAGCATTTCATGCTGAGCTACCACGCGGTCATGGACCCGAGCATGCTGGCCAATGCAATGCAGACCGACCTCCACGAAGCACGCGATCTCATGGGCTGGGGCCTGCTGTCCCAAGTCGTGCTGGTATCGGCCGTGCCGGCCTGGGCCCTGTGGCGCATGCGTGTGGTGCCCATGGGCCTGCTGTCGCATGCATGGCGCAACGCGCTGCTGCTCGTCATGGCTGTCACGCTGGCAATCGGCGGCGCGCTGGCGATGAACCGGCAGCTCGCGCCCCTGATGCGCAACAACGTCCACCTGCGCTACATGATCAATCCCCTGGCCAGCATCTATTCGGCGTCATCGGTGGCGTTCAAGCCGCTGTTCAGGCACAGCCGCAAGCTGATTCCGATCTCGGGCGGCACCGCGCTGGGCGCCAGCTACGCGGCGCAGGCCCGGCCACCGCTGTTCGTGCTGGTGGTCGGTGAGACCGCACGGGCCGATCATTTCGGTCTCAACGGCTATGCCCGCGACACCACGCCGGTGCTGGCCGCGCGCAAGGTGCTGTCCTGGCGCGACGTCCATTCCTGCGGCACCAACACGCTGGCTTCCGTGCCCTGCATGTTCTCGCCCCTGGGCAAGGCGGCCTTCGAGGCGCGCAAGGATGACTACGAGAACCTGATGGACGTGCTGCAGGCCGCCGGCCTCGCGGTGTTCTGGCTCGACAACCAGCCCGGCGGCTGCAAGGGCGTGTGCGACCGTGTTCCGCATGCCTTCGCCTTCGACCAGCTCGCACCGGATGTGAAGAGCGCGCTCTGCGATGGCGACGAATGCCTCGACGACGCCATGCTCCGGGGGCTGGACGAGCGCCTGGCTGCGCTGCCGGCCGAGCGCCGCGCCAAGGGTGTCGTGCTGGTGATGCACCAGATGGGCAGTCATGGTCCGGCCTACTACAAGCGCTCCTCGCCGGATGCCAAGCCCTTCCTGCCGGAATGCAAGACCAATGCGTTGGCCGAGTGCAGCCACGCGGAGCTGGTGAACGGCTTCGACAACTCGATTGCGTACACCGATCGCTTTCTCGGCAGGACCATCGATTGGCTGCAGGCGCAGTCGGGGCGCTACGACACGGCCTTGCTCTACCTGAGCGACCACGGGGAGTCGCTCGGCGAGTATGGGTTGTTCCTGCACGGCGTGCCTTACAGCTTTGCGCCGGAGGTGCAGAAGCACATTCCGATGGTGATGTGGTTCGGGCCGCACATGCGCGAGCGTGCGGGGCTGTCGAGCGGCTGCATGGAGGCGGGGCTCGATGCGCCGTTGACGCATGACAACCTCTATCACACGGTGCTGGGGGTGATGGATGTGCGGACACCGACCTACAAGGCGGGGTTGGATGCGTTGGCGTCGTGCCGAGGGGTGGGGTGA
- a CDS encoding peroxidase-related enzyme (This protein belongs to a clade of uncharacterized proteins related to peroxidases such as the alkylhydroperoxidase AhpD.): MTAPRYPLAELKDLPEDIRARVLEVQEKAGFVPNVFLALARRPAEWRAFFAYHDALMLKEEGSLTQGEREMIVTATSAANRCLYCVVAHGALLRIYEKKPLVADQVAVNWRKADITPRQFAMLEFAMKVCERSHEIGDSDFAPLHAHGFSDEDIWDIAAITAFFGLSNRMASFSGMQPNAEFYLLGRVPRDKK; this comes from the coding sequence ATGACCGCCCCGCGCTACCCTCTCGCCGAGCTCAAGGACCTGCCCGAAGACATCCGCGCCAGGGTGCTCGAGGTGCAGGAGAAGGCCGGCTTCGTTCCCAATGTGTTCCTCGCCCTCGCGCGCCGCCCGGCCGAATGGCGCGCCTTCTTCGCCTACCACGATGCACTGATGCTGAAGGAGGAAGGCTCGCTCACCCAGGGCGAGCGCGAGATGATCGTCACCGCCACCAGCGCCGCCAACCGCTGCCTGTACTGCGTGGTGGCGCACGGCGCGCTCTTGCGCATCTACGAGAAGAAGCCGCTGGTGGCCGACCAGGTGGCGGTCAACTGGCGCAAGGCCGACATCACGCCGCGCCAGTTTGCAATGCTCGAGTTCGCGATGAAGGTGTGCGAGCGTTCGCACGAGATCGGCGACAGCGATTTTGCGCCGCTGCACGCGCATGGGTTCAGCGACGAGGACATTTGGGATATCGCTGCCATCACCGCCTTCTTCGGGCTTTCGAATCGGATGGCGAGCTTCAGCGGGATGCAGCCGAATGCGGAGTTTTATTTGCTGGGGCGGGTGCCGAGGGACAAGAAGTAG